A genome region from Methanococcoides burtonii DSM 6242 includes the following:
- the ilvD gene encoding dihydroxy-acid dehydratase yields the protein MRSDNTKKGDARAPNRSLLKAIGVTDSEMKKPFIAVVNSWTEFIPGHIHLDKVAEAVKAGIRNAGGVPFEFHTIGVCDGIAMGHEGMKYSLPSREAIEDTIEIMIQGQQMDGMVMVTSCDKITPGHLMAAGRVDIPAIVVTGGPMLPGFVDDKYTDLVSVFEGVGSCQSGAVSSEKLKQLEDLCCCGAGSCAGMFTANTMACMTEALGLSLPGCATAHAVDAKKMRMAKESGERIVEMVSEGLTARKIVTDKSFENAIRVDLAVGGSTNTTLHLPAIAHEFGLELPLEKFNELSKTTPHLIGLRPGGENFMIDFERAGGVQAIMKRLVTKLNLDEKTITGKTVGENIDEFVIVNPKTNARVITTIEEPLHEEGGIAVLKGNLAPDGSVVKQSAVHEKMLRHTGPARVFDSEEEAMETILKGDIKSGDVVVIRYEGPKGGPGMREMLSPTSAIAGMGLIDSVALITDGRFSGGTRGPCIGHISPEAYEGGPIGLIQEGDIIEIDMPERRLELKVSEEDLEKRRVLFKPVEKEATGYLSRYRKIVSSASKGAIRE from the coding sequence ATGAGAAGTGACAATACAAAGAAAGGAGACGCACGAGCGCCAAATCGATCGCTTTTGAAAGCTATAGGAGTGACGGATTCTGAAATGAAGAAACCGTTCATAGCTGTTGTGAACTCCTGGACAGAGTTCATTCCGGGACATATTCACCTTGACAAAGTAGCAGAAGCTGTGAAAGCCGGTATTCGTAATGCGGGCGGCGTTCCTTTCGAGTTCCATACAATTGGAGTCTGTGATGGTATTGCAATGGGACATGAAGGTATGAAGTACTCACTTCCAAGCAGAGAAGCTATCGAAGATACTATCGAAATAATGATACAGGGACAACAGATGGACGGTATGGTCATGGTCACTTCATGTGACAAGATCACCCCCGGACACTTGATGGCTGCCGGAAGAGTTGATATCCCGGCCATCGTTGTAACAGGTGGCCCAATGCTCCCCGGATTTGTTGATGATAAGTACACAGATCTCGTATCCGTTTTCGAAGGAGTCGGTTCCTGCCAGAGTGGTGCAGTCTCATCTGAGAAACTAAAACAACTTGAAGACCTCTGTTGCTGTGGTGCAGGTTCATGTGCAGGAATGTTCACTGCAAACACAATGGCATGCATGACAGAAGCTCTTGGGCTTAGTCTTCCGGGCTGTGCTACTGCACATGCAGTAGATGCAAAGAAGATGCGTATGGCAAAGGAATCAGGAGAACGTATCGTTGAAATGGTCAGTGAAGGACTGACAGCACGCAAGATAGTCACTGACAAGTCATTCGAGAATGCGATCAGAGTAGACCTTGCAGTTGGAGGAAGTACGAACACAACACTTCATCTACCTGCTATTGCCCACGAATTCGGACTTGAACTTCCTCTAGAGAAATTCAATGAACTGAGCAAGACAACTCCTCACCTAATAGGACTAAGACCGGGTGGAGAGAACTTCATGATTGATTTCGAAAGAGCTGGCGGAGTTCAGGCGATAATGAAGAGACTTGTAACAAAACTCAATCTTGACGAGAAAACGATCACAGGAAAGACCGTTGGTGAGAACATAGACGAATTCGTAATTGTCAATCCAAAGACAAACGCACGCGTCATCACGACGATCGAAGAGCCACTCCACGAAGAAGGCGGTATTGCGGTCCTGAAAGGAAACCTTGCCCCTGATGGATCTGTGGTCAAACAGTCTGCCGTTCATGAAAAGATGCTCAGACACACCGGGCCTGCAAGGGTCTTCGACAGTGAAGAGGAGGCAATGGAGACCATCCTTAAAGGAGATATCAAATCAGGTGACGTTGTGGTCATCAGGTATGAAGGACCAAAAGGAGGACCAGGAATGCGTGAAATGCTCTCCCCTACATCCGCCATAGCAGGAATGGGACTTATCGATTCCGTTGCACTCATTACGGATGGAAGGTTCTCAGGCGGTACAAGAGGTCCATGCATAGGACATATATCCCCTGAAGCTTATGAGGGCGGTCCTATTGGATTGATACAGGAAGGCGACATCATCGAGATTGATATGCCTGAAAGAAGACTTGAGCTCAAAGTTTCGGAAGAAGATCTTGAAAAAAGAAGGGTATTGTTCAAACCAGTAGAAAAGGAAGCTACTGGATACCTTTCACGCTATCGAAAGATTGTGTCCTCAGCAAGCAAAGGTGCTATCAGAGAGTAA
- a CDS encoding radical SAM protein, whose amino-acid sequence MKAVIIDGYVDEPACFGVPPYISPYVRYIAGALREKGFLEHDINYFTIDSLRKATSEDVHILKKADIVVILSGMTVPGKYLRSSPITPGEIENLCTLASGIKVIGGPIRLGFSKEGGKGAKELGTDAEGTVLAKSDIEAFVYDLFENGKLCDPEDIFHRRRTVHEIGRWAKLGAFIIAQHPDYPHVMCEMETYRGCGRKVHCSFCTERFYGHSDYRPVADVIAEVSSLYDLGARNFRIGRQPDLLSYHAKDIGADVLQPSPEILESLYSGIRKVAPELKVLHMDNTNPATMVAYPEQSFEILKTIVKYHTSGDIAALGIETADPAVVSANDLKVHPDDVLDVIKMINDVGSARGSSGLPELLPGLNFVHGLPGETRKTFELNYDLLKDILDSGLLVRRINIRQVMAFPGTKVYGNDDLVYKHKKLFLKYKEKIRKDIDLPMLRKIVPIGTVLRDVMCEIHDERSKHDLTFGRQLGSYPLLVGFPLNLPLGAFIDAAIVGHGQRSVKAIPFPLDVNSTPLQVIREIPGLNAMDVSKIISGVPYANMDELVQKVALPENILEYLSVNP is encoded by the coding sequence ATGAAAGCTGTGATAATAGATGGCTATGTGGATGAGCCGGCATGTTTCGGAGTCCCGCCCTATATTTCTCCTTATGTTCGTTACATAGCTGGAGCCCTGCGTGAAAAGGGCTTTTTAGAGCATGACATTAATTATTTTACCATCGACAGTCTCAGAAAAGCAACTTCTGAAGATGTCCATATTTTAAAAAAGGCAGATATTGTGGTCATATTGTCCGGTATGACAGTTCCCGGCAAATACCTTCGTTCCTCACCGATAACTCCTGGTGAGATCGAGAACCTCTGCACCCTTGCTTCAGGCATCAAGGTCATAGGTGGTCCCATTCGTCTTGGTTTCAGTAAAGAGGGTGGTAAGGGTGCAAAAGAACTTGGAACTGATGCCGAGGGAACTGTTCTCGCGAAAAGCGATATCGAAGCTTTTGTCTATGACCTTTTTGAAAATGGCAAGCTCTGTGATCCTGAAGATATTTTCCACAGGAGGAGGACCGTGCATGAGATTGGCAGATGGGCTAAGCTCGGTGCTTTCATAATAGCTCAACATCCCGATTATCCTCACGTTATGTGTGAAATGGAAACCTATCGCGGATGTGGTCGCAAGGTGCACTGTTCTTTCTGCACTGAACGATTCTACGGTCATTCCGATTACCGTCCTGTGGCAGATGTGATCGCTGAAGTGTCTTCACTTTATGATCTTGGTGCAAGGAACTTCCGTATTGGGAGGCAGCCGGACCTATTAAGTTATCATGCAAAGGATATAGGTGCTGATGTTCTTCAGCCGAGCCCGGAAATTCTGGAAAGCCTTTACAGTGGTATCCGAAAGGTCGCACCTGAACTGAAAGTTCTGCACATGGATAACACGAACCCTGCAACGATGGTGGCCTATCCGGAACAGAGTTTTGAGATATTGAAGACCATCGTGAAATATCATACCTCTGGCGACATAGCAGCACTGGGCATAGAAACTGCGGACCCTGCCGTTGTTAGTGCAAATGATCTAAAAGTACATCCGGATGATGTGTTGGATGTAATTAAGATGATAAACGATGTTGGTTCGGCAAGGGGTAGCAGTGGTTTGCCGGAATTGCTTCCGGGATTGAACTTTGTTCATGGTCTGCCTGGGGAGACCAGGAAGACATTCGAGCTGAACTATGATCTTCTTAAGGATATACTGGATTCCGGGCTTCTTGTAAGAAGGATAAATATTCGTCAGGTCATGGCATTTCCGGGAACAAAAGTGTATGGGAACGATGACCTTGTTTACAAGCACAAAAAACTGTTTCTTAAATACAAAGAAAAGATACGAAAGGATATCGACCTGCCGATGCTAAGGAAGATCGTGCCGATCGGAACTGTGCTCAGGGATGTAATGTGCGAGATCCATGATGAAAGATCAAAGCACGATCTGACATTTGGCAGACAGTTAGGTTCATATCCTCTGCTTGTAGGATTTCCTCTCAATCTTCCTCTGGGTGCATTCATCGATGCTGCTATTGTGGGACATGGGCAGCGTTCTGTAAAAGCGATACCTTTTCCACTGGATGTAAATTCCACTCCTTTGCAGGTGATCAGGGAAATTCCCGGGCTAAATGCTATGGATGTATCTAAGATCATAAGTGGTGTGCCTTATGCGAATATGGATGAACTTGTTCAAAAGGTAGCTCTACCGGAAAATATACTTGAATACCTATCTGTGAATCCCTGA